The sequence AATTATGTGATATTTTCTAGCATTTTATGGTGGGTAAAGTGGACTACAACTTCGAATTAGACAATCTTTAGTGAGGCAAGACATCAAATTGATCCTTACAAGTTCCACCTCTAATTATGAAAagtaatttattattattttaaataaataaaatattataaatatatgcAAAACCTAATTTGCAACTTCACTACATTTCAATATAGAATAACTTTATGAGCATTATGAGCATTGGTCTTTCACACAATCATGTACAATTTGTAGGACCCTACCATACATCTTTTCATTTTGTTTCGAAGTTATATCTTATAAATACGTTTCAACACGGAAGTTTTTGcatagaaaaatttaaaaattaaaacactAACGTCAATGTCAATATCCAAGTTTCAATTTTATAGATACGTCGGTGAAATAATGAagttaaaaaatgtttaattaaattgttttcACTTCCGATGTTAAGTTTAGTATATATCTTCATATTGAGATTAgcatatgatttttttaaacatttttatgAGTTTGTATAAAAGATATTGGAGATATATCAACTAATTTTTAATATCGATGTTGAATCCTCGTACGATATATCCATGTAacaacaaatattttaatttttgttactCGAGGATGTAAATGCCAATATCTATTAGATTAATTTTAGGAACAATTGTGAGGGGTTAAAGGGAAAGTGAAACATAATGTTCCATTAGGGTTAAATATGAAAATGGTTAATGGCCATGACCTTGGGTTGATGACCCAACTAGGCCCATTATCGCCCATCTATAAAAGATATAAAACCGGACCCATTTAGGCCCATGTATGTAAAAGATTGGGAAATTAGGCCCAAATAAATAAAGCCCACGATATTTCGGTAGAGAAGATACTTTAACCCTTGTCCAGTTGAATCGTGAGAAAAGATTCGAAGATATCACAAAAGGGCATAAAATTCGAATTGATCTCGACCGTCCACGTGTTTACAGGATAACTGATCACCGCCATTATCGCAAGGGAGTATAAATAGGGCAGATGAGAAGAAATCATAAAAAACTAGTCTCCCGAATTCGAGGAGAGAAACGAAATCGGTAAATATGTTGAGGTTTAGTTCGAAGAGGCTTCTAGGGATTGCGTCTAGGGATTTGCCGTCACCGGCGGTTCAAATCGTTCCGCGGTTCTACCACGAGAGGGTTATTGATCACTACAACAACCCTCGAAATGTTGGATCGTTTGATAAGAATGATCCGACGGTTGGCACCGGTCTCGTCGGTGCGCCCGCCTGTGGTGATGTTATGAAGCTTCAGATCAAGGTTGATGAGAAGACTGGTAAGGTTGTAGATGCTTGCTTCAAGACCTTCGGTTGCGGTTCTGCAATTGCTTCCTCGTCGTTGGGTAcgtctttctttccttttctttgaCTTTGTTCCTGAGATATGTTGAGTTGAGCGTAATTATGGTGGTTTAATCATTGTGTTATTTCATTATGCTTTTCTAGAACGAGGGTGTAGAATTAGGAACGAGTTATATTTTTATTAGTGTAGGATTTTGTGATTTGAATGTAtttcttgattttcttttaatcGGCATTGTTGTGTTGAGTTCTTTTTATTGACTTTTTAGGTGGTCTTTTGTGAAGTGTTATCACTATGCTGTATGTGTTGACAGCCAAAAATTTTGAGGCTTTGTTAGATTCATAGGATAATAGGGCGGGCTTTTAAACGTCGCACCTGTCTTTTAAATCGTTTTGCGGATTTGATATCTGGGTTCCATTGGAATCTTTGGAATAAATTGATTACTATCTTTTATTCCATTCGAGTTACTCTAGTTAGAAAATAATCCCACGACTGGCTCCTGAATTTCTTTAGCATGGTTTTTGGATAAATAGCTCTGAGTCTTTAGACGGGACAAAATATAGGAAGTTTTCGTGAGAAAAATCAACATAGCGAGTCCCATTGTTTGTCAATCTCAATGGACGTTGGAAGTCCTGTCATGATCATCTAAAGGGGTTCTCCTAAGCTAAGGCGGGTGGAAGTGCcagtctctctctctttttactGTTCAGAATTTGCAAGATGACAATCTGTATCTTTTTGTTTGCCTTCACTTGGGATCAGAAAGGGCTTGGTCTCTCTTTTGCATTCTTCCTTTCTCAGCTTTGGATACTTTTACCGAGTTCAGTATGTCTCATCTGTCACAGTGAATGTGTTTGAGGTGTTATGTCTTATTCAGTAAGCCTCAAGGCACTTCAAGGCTGGAGAAAAGTTGTGGggcttgtttgtttgtttgtttttcccCTGGTAATGTCCTAGATATAAAAAGATACATAAAGGATAGTTTAGTTGGGAATATGAAAAAAAACACACCTTTTTTTGGTATTTCGGCTTAATAAGTATACATACCTTAAATTGaactaagaaaaagaaagcccaatttatattttaaaataatgaaaaggCCCGAAGGCAAGCACCTTCTTTTGTCCTGATATGGTCATATGTGTAGATTGACCTTTATTTATACGTGGGTTTTGAATTTGCAGCTACAGAAATGGTGAAAGGGAAGCAAATGGAAGAAGCCTTAACCATAAAAAATTCGTAAGTTTCATACATCTTGAACCAAACATTTTAAAGTTCTTTCAGTGGGCCtcttagtttttgtttttatttcttttgctTTTAAGCAGAAAAGCACTTCAAAAGTCATTTCAGTGTTTGTTCCCTCATCCATAATTAATAGGATATGATCATCTGGTTTAAAGGTaataaatgtttgtttttttgtgAACGTCCAGTGCTGACCATCATGAAAATTTGCTGTCTATCTACAGCTTATGCCATCCgaatttgaatttgtttctGTTTATAGAACAACTAACGTCTAACAACATTTCTTTCTTTGTACACTGTATGATGCATGTCTTTACCTTCAGTGAAGGTTCCAATATCTTTTACTTCCGTATTACAATATCTCATTCCTTTCAAAAATTGATGTCTCCTGCTACAGAGTCGGTCATGTCACGAGTCAGCAGGTTAAGGGTGACAGAAAAAGAAGAAGCTTTCTAGTTTAAATGCTTTGAGAACCTTTGGAAAATAGTTCATGATGTCAAACTAATAATATTACTTggttttttctctctctataaCGCAGCATTCTCCTTTCAGTTATTGTGCTAACAAGTGCTTATCGCTTTGAGGTTTTGACTTTTGAAATAACATGGCTTATACATAATTCTGCAGGGAAATTGCAAAACATCTCTCCCTACCACCTGTTAAGTTGCACTGCAGCATGCTTGCTGAGGATGCTATCAAGGCTGCTGTTAAAGATTATGAAGCCAAGCGTGCAAAATTGGCAAATGGTGCTGAATCTTCTTCCGTAGAGAAGGCTTCAAATGCTTAGCCATCCAATGATTGTAAATGATGTAAAAACTGTTATACTTAATATCTGCTGTCCAAGGTGCGAGT comes from Cucumis melo cultivar AY chromosome 12, USDA_Cmelo_AY_1.0, whole genome shotgun sequence and encodes:
- the LOC103483550 gene encoding iron-sulfur cluster assembly protein 1-like, with protein sequence MLRFSSKRLLGIASRDLPSPAVQIVPRFYHERVIDHYNNPRNVGSFDKNDPTVGTGLVGAPACGDVMKLQIKVDEKTGKVVDACFKTFGCGSAIASSSLATEMVKGKQMEEALTIKNSEIAKHLSLPPVKLHCSMLAEDAIKAAVKDYEAKRAKLANGAESSSVEKASNA